Proteins encoded in a region of the Suricata suricatta isolate VVHF042 chromosome 10, meerkat_22Aug2017_6uvM2_HiC, whole genome shotgun sequence genome:
- the AQP6 gene encoding aquaporin-6, with amino-acid sequence MLAGQLWRAISKALFAEFLATGLYVFFGVGSSLPWPSALPTVLQIAITFNLVTAMAVQVTWKASGAHINPAVTLAFLVGSQISLPRAVAYVAAQLAGATVGAAVLYGVIPGDIRETLGINMVRSNISTGQAVAVELVLTLQLVLCVFASTDSRQASGSPAIMTGISVALGHLIGVYFTGCSMNPARSFGPAIILGKFEVHWIFWVGPLTGAVLASLIYNFILFPDTRTVAQRLVILMGTEEVEKVTGVEPEKKESYSSSGDTEMGNVCQIV; translated from the exons ATGCTGGCGGGCCAGCTCTGGAGAGCTATCAGCAAGGCGCTGTTTGCCGAGTTCCTGGCCACAGGGCTGTACGTGTTCTTTGGTGTGGGCTCAAGTCTGCCCTGGCCCTCCGCCCTTCCCACCGTGCTACAGATCGCCATCACCTTCAACCTGGTCACGGCCATGGCTGTGCAGGTCACCTGGAAGGCCAGCGGGGCCCATATCAACCCTGCTGTGACCCTGGCCTTCCTCGTAGGCTCCCAAATCTCCCTGCCCCGAGCCGTGGCCTATGTGGCTGCTCAGCTTGCGGGGGCCACTGTGGGGGCCGCGGTGCTTTATGGGGTCATACCAGGAGACATCCGAGAGACCCTTGGGATTAACATG GTCCGAAGCAACATCTCAACTGGCCAGGCCGTGGCAGTGGAGCTGGTTCTGACCCTGCAGCTGGTGCTCTGTGTTTTTGCTTCCACCGACAGCCGCCAGGCATCGGGCTCCCCAGCTATCATGACTGGGATCTCTGTGGCATTGGGCCATCTCATTGGG GTCTACTTCACTGGCTGCTCCATGAACCCGGCCCGCTCCTTTGGCCCCGCCATCATCCTTGGGAAGTTCGAGGTCCACTGG aTCTTCTGGGTGGGACCCCTGACAGGAGCTGTCCTGGCTTCACTGATCTACAACTTTATCCTGTTCCCTGATACCAGAACCGTGGCCCAACGACTGGTCATCCTCATGGGCACTGAAGAAGTGGAGAAAGTGACAGGCGTGGAGCCCGAGAAGAAAGAATCCTACTCCAGTTCAGGGGATACTGAAATGGGGAATGTGTGTCAGATAGTATAG
- the AQP5 gene encoding aquaporin-5 — protein MKKEVCSVAFLKAVFAEFLATLIFVFFGLGSALKWPSALPSILQISLAFGLAIGTLAQALGPVSGGHINPAITLALLVGNQISLLRAVFYVVAQLVGAIAGAGILYGLAPSNARGNLAVNALNNNTTQGQAVVVELILTFQLALCIFSSTDSRRTSPVGSPALSIGLSVTLGHLVGIYFTGCSMNPARSFGPAVVMKRFSPAHWVFWVGPIVGAILAAILYFYLLFPNSLSLSERVAIIKGTYEPEEDWEEQREERKKTMELTAR, from the exons ATGAAGAAAGAGGTGTGCTCCGTGGCCTTCCTCAAGGCCGTGTTCGCTGAGTTCCTGGCCACCCTCATCTTCGTCTTCTTCGGCCTTGGCTCGGCCCTCAAGTGGCCGTCGGCGCTGCCCAGCATCCTGCAGATCTCGCTGGCCTTTGGCCTGGCCATAGGCAccctggcccaggccctggggcccgTGAGCGGCGGCCACATCAACCCCGCCATCACGCTGGCCCTCCTAGTGGGCAACCAGATCTCCCTGCTCCGGGCTGTCTTCTATGTCGTGGCCCAGCTGGTGGGTGCCATTGCCGGGGCGGGCATCCTCTATGGGCTGGCACCGTCCAATGCCCGTGGCAATCTGGCCGTGAACGCG CTcaacaacaacacaacacaaGGCCAAGCTGTGGTGGTGGAGCTGATTCTGACTTTCCAGCTGGCGCTCTGCATCTTCTCCTCCACGGACTCCCGCCGCACCAGTCCTGTGGGCTCTCCAGCCCTGTCCATCGGCCTGTCCGTCACACTGGGCCACCTTGTGGGG aTCTACTTCACTGGCTGCTCCATGAACCCAGCCCGCTCTTTCGGCCCCGCAGTGGTCATGAAGCGCTTCAGCCCGGCTCACTGG GTTTTCTGGGTAGGGCCCATTGTGGGGGCCATCCTGGCTGCCATCCTCTACTTCTACCTGCTGTTCCCCAACTCCCTGAGCCTGAGCGAGCGCGTGGCCATCATCAAGGGCACATATGAGCCGGAGGAGGACTGGGAGGAGCAGCGAGAGGAGCGAAAGAAGACCATGGAGCTGACTGCCCGCTGA